A stretch of Faecalibacterium duncaniae DNA encodes these proteins:
- a CDS encoding ABC transporter ATP-binding protein: protein MDYYLKKQKFLCIIVCVFQALSFTMNACIQFLLMKIFDSAAQMNFNLVLFWCCIDIFGWGLYLLFSVLADRIQAKAIWALNNDVRKNIYDSILRQNYKQYHKNDIGEYLSWVTNDIKQIEQLAWIPFFSGVGRVTQVIVSIISLAFLHWSLVLFALLSAFLMWSIPNLFHKKIEKLGKNCSQEQSVAISQLKDLFLGMDTLKTFGRGEKFLGKSESISDNIERPNYILNATKANTEGIVGFVNVTLQVVSMLLIVLLVMQGKVMLGVLASGTNLIGGVSNGLSGISNTRLSLIAARPYFEKLSNLNTDGEHKSNKILSTFKKKISVTNVSFNYREKTVLKNISFVFEKGKKYALIGPSGCGKSTFLKILLGWLPDYTGNIYFDDTDIRIVAPEQIQQQIGYVDQNVFLFNTTIRENITLGGRFTEEQIKKAVKDSALEYDISSMPNGMDTIVGENGNKISGGQKQRIAIARALIYNRSILLIDEGTSALDEKNAERIEKCLLENPRLTLILVSHHLTEARKRQFDEVYKLDTP, encoded by the coding sequence ATGGATTACTATTTGAAAAAACAAAAATTTCTTTGCATAATAGTCTGTGTGTTTCAAGCCCTATCATTTACGATGAATGCGTGTATTCAATTCCTGTTGATGAAGATATTCGACTCTGCAGCGCAAATGAATTTTAATTTGGTTTTATTTTGGTGCTGCATTGATATTTTTGGATGGGGATTATATCTTTTGTTTTCTGTTTTAGCGGATCGTATACAGGCAAAAGCAATTTGGGCTTTGAACAACGATGTGCGCAAGAATATTTATGATTCTATTTTGCGACAAAATTATAAGCAATATCATAAGAATGATATCGGAGAATATCTATCATGGGTGACGAATGATATTAAACAAATAGAACAACTGGCATGGATCCCATTTTTTTCTGGTGTTGGCCGTGTAACGCAGGTGATTGTAAGTATTATAAGCTTGGCTTTTCTACATTGGTCACTTGTACTTTTTGCATTGCTATCAGCTTTTTTAATGTGGAGTATTCCAAATCTGTTCCATAAAAAAATAGAAAAACTTGGGAAAAACTGCTCTCAAGAACAGTCTGTTGCCATTAGCCAATTAAAAGATCTTTTTCTCGGAATGGATACCCTGAAGACTTTTGGAAGAGGTGAGAAATTTTTAGGAAAGAGCGAAAGCATAAGTGATAATATTGAACGACCGAACTATATCCTAAATGCTACTAAAGCAAATACGGAGGGAATTGTTGGATTTGTTAATGTTACACTGCAAGTTGTATCAATGCTTTTGATTGTGCTTCTTGTTATGCAAGGAAAAGTAATGCTAGGTGTTTTAGCAAGTGGAACAAATTTGATAGGGGGCGTTTCAAATGGACTGTCTGGAATTTCAAATACTCGTCTTTCTTTGATTGCGGCAAGACCGTATTTTGAAAAACTTTCAAATTTGAACACGGATGGAGAACATAAATCCAATAAAATACTCTCTACTTTCAAAAAGAAAATCAGTGTAACAAATGTTTCTTTTAATTATAGAGAAAAGACGGTTCTCAAAAATATTTCATTTGTATTTGAAAAAGGGAAAAAATATGCACTTATAGGTCCTTCAGGTTGTGGAAAGTCTACCTTTCTAAAGATTCTTCTAGGATGGCTTCCCGATTATACAGGAAATATTTACTTTGATGATACGGACATTCGTATAGTTGCACCGGAACAGATTCAACAACAGATAGGCTATGTTGACCAAAATGTATTTTTATTTAACACAACAATTAGAGAAAATATTACGCTGGGAGGAAGATTTACAGAAGAACAAATCAAAAAAGCGGTTAAAGATAGTGCACTTGAGTACGATATATCTTCTATGCCAAATGGGATGGACACGATTGTTGGAGAAAACGGGAATAAGATATCTGGAGGCCAAAAGCAAAGAATTGCGATTGCTCGTGCATTGATTTATAATCGTTCTATTCTTTTGATAGATGAAGGAACAAGTGCGTTGGATGAAAAAAATGCGGAGCGTATAGAGAAATGCTTATTGGAAAACCCAAGACTGACGCTTATTCTTGTGAGCCATCATCTAACAGAAGCACGAAAGCGGCAATTTGATGAGGTATATAAATTGGACACACCGTAA
- a CDS encoding DUF6061 family protein, which translates to MKYDARACHFNMDTGCVELLLRDGRKISIDCTGVEDALDVTMAQRSELDYLVYNDPLGYADLILNSDPEEYLKNVAGSHGLED; encoded by the coding sequence ATGAAGTACGATGCAAGAGCTTGCCATTTCAACATGGACACCGGCTGCGTGGAGCTGCTGCTCCGGGATGGGAGAAAAATCTCCATTGACTGTACCGGGGTCGAGGACGCTTTGGATGTGACCATGGCGCAGAGGTCGGAGTTAGACTATCTCGTCTATAATGACCCGCTGGGCTATGCGGACTTGATTTTGAATAGTGACCCGGAGGAATATTTGAAGAATGTGGCGGGAAGTCACGGATTAGAAGATTAA
- a CDS encoding succinate dehydrogenase/fumarate reductase iron-sulfur subunit, whose protein sequence is MNYTIRIKRQENQQASPCWQEFSFEGSADTSIASVLNELNHRSPLCEKSGTVVSPIAWECGCMIRKCGACAMRINGLPRLACSVFLRDCKGSVVTLEPLSKFPLVKDLVVDRSVIFEALKRTKLWLEGDAFQTSYTHSQRYQSAKCLLCGCCLEVCPNFDPNSEFAGAVLPVNAYRILNEEQDIAHQTELANAYRQLYFEGCGKSLACQDICPAGIPVEELMSRSNAAAVWKR, encoded by the coding sequence ATGAACTACACCATCCGAATCAAACGGCAGGAAAACCAGCAGGCTTCACCCTGCTGGCAGGAGTTTTCCTTTGAGGGAAGTGCGGACACCTCGATTGCTTCGGTGTTGAACGAGCTGAATCACCGCAGCCCTCTGTGCGAAAAGAGCGGAACGGTCGTTTCCCCCATTGCGTGGGAATGCGGCTGCATGATACGCAAGTGCGGTGCCTGTGCCATGCGGATCAATGGTCTGCCTCGTCTTGCCTGTTCCGTTTTTCTGCGGGACTGTAAGGGAAGCGTTGTTACTCTGGAGCCTTTGAGCAAATTCCCACTGGTGAAAGATCTGGTCGTAGACCGTTCCGTGATCTTTGAAGCACTGAAGCGGACAAAGCTGTGGCTGGAAGGAGATGCGTTCCAGACCAGCTATACGCACAGCCAGCGGTATCAATCTGCTAAGTGTCTGCTCTGTGGCTGCTGCTTGGAGGTCTGCCCGAATTTTGACCCGAACAGTGAATTTGCTGGAGCTGTTCTGCCCGTCAACGCTTACCGTATTCTGAACGAAGAACAGGATATTGCCCATCAGACAGAACTCGCAAATGCGTATCGTCAGCTTTATTTTGAAGGCTGCGGAAAATCTCTTGCGTGCCAGGACATCTGCCCAGCCGGAATCCCGGTCGAAGAACTGATGTCACGTTCCAATGCCGCAGCGGTCTGGAAGCGATAA
- a CDS encoding FAD-binding protein yields MKHTLVIVGAGLAGLSAALTAVKNGWTVKLVSSLASERAQSVMAEGGINAALNTKGEEDSPEQHYTDTLTAACGLADPNAVWGMTQAASELVRSLHHLGVQFNVTDDDELDLRNFGGQKKKRTAFAQSDTGKQLMTALIDAVRREESAGTVERFPHHKFRTLLLSGNICGGCTVQDTYTGELLRFVCDAVLIATGGLHGLFGDTTGSLANTGEVTAELFRLGVPMANLEMIQYHPTTVELGEKRMLLSEAARGEGGRLFALRNGKPWYFMEEKYPELGNLMPRDITAREVWTVSRDYEVFLDMTELPKEVMEHKLAGLVDDCQTYLHKDIRKEPIPILPGIHYFMGGIQVDERHRTSMRNLYAAGECCAQYHGANRLGGNSLLGAIYGGQIAAETACRETVSSPNMPCAEESLLPELSPDAQMQMNRILLNALGVVRDAQTLEAGIQEIRKLSGTLPLLGCAMLESALARKESRGAHWRADYPQRNDAVYCKTTVAHWNGQHIAISFESIPERRHDL; encoded by the coding sequence ATGAAACACACTTTGGTGATCGTGGGTGCAGGGCTGGCAGGGCTTTCCGCTGCTTTGACTGCTGTGAAAAACGGCTGGACGGTAAAGCTGGTGTCCTCCCTTGCCTCCGAGCGGGCGCAGTCTGTTATGGCAGAGGGCGGAATCAATGCAGCCTTGAATACCAAGGGAGAGGAGGATAGCCCGGAGCAGCATTATACAGATACCCTGACCGCTGCCTGCGGACTTGCTGACCCGAATGCAGTCTGGGGGATGACGCAGGCTGCGTCCGAACTGGTGCGCAGCCTGCACCATCTGGGAGTACAATTCAACGTGACAGATGACGATGAACTCGACCTGCGGAATTTTGGCGGACAGAAGAAAAAGCGGACGGCCTTTGCACAAAGCGATACGGGAAAGCAGCTAATGACCGCTCTGATTGATGCTGTGCGCCGGGAAGAAAGCGCAGGAACGGTCGAACGCTTTCCACACCATAAGTTCCGCACCCTGCTGCTTTCCGGGAACATCTGCGGTGGCTGCACAGTGCAGGACACCTATACTGGCGAACTGCTGCGGTTTGTATGCGATGCCGTCCTGATTGCCACAGGCGGGCTGCATGGCTTATTCGGTGATACGACCGGCTCTCTTGCCAATACCGGAGAAGTCACCGCAGAACTGTTCCGTCTGGGCGTTCCGATGGCAAATCTTGAAATGATCCAGTACCACCCTACCACGGTCGAACTGGGTGAAAAACGGATGCTTCTGAGTGAGGCCGCCCGTGGTGAGGGCGGGCGGCTGTTTGCATTACGGAACGGGAAGCCGTGGTATTTCATGGAAGAAAAATATCCGGAACTCGGCAACCTGATGCCGCGTGACATCACCGCGCGGGAAGTCTGGACGGTCAGCCGTGACTATGAGGTGTTCCTTGATATGACAGAGCTTCCTAAAGAAGTCATGGAGCATAAACTTGCCGGACTGGTGGATGATTGTCAGACCTATCTGCACAAAGATATTCGCAAAGAACCCATTCCGATTTTGCCGGGTATCCACTACTTTATGGGAGGCATTCAGGTGGACGAGCGGCACCGCACTTCGATGCGGAATCTGTACGCTGCCGGTGAATGCTGCGCTCAGTACCATGGCGCAAACCGTCTGGGTGGAAATTCTCTTCTGGGTGCGATCTATGGAGGACAGATTGCTGCGGAAACTGCCTGCCGGGAAACAGTCAGTTCCCCCAATATGCCCTGTGCCGAAGAATCCCTTCTGCCCGAACTTTCCCCGGACGCTCAAATGCAGATGAATCGTATTCTGCTGAACGCACTCGGTGTCGTGCGGGATGCACAGACATTGGAAGCGGGCATTCAGGAAATCCGCAAACTGTCTGGCACCCTTCCGCTTCTGGGCTGTGCCATGCTGGAAAGTGCCCTCGCCCGAAAAGAAAGCCGGGGTGCGCACTGGCGGGCAGATTATCCCCAACGCAACGATGCCGTTTACTGCAAAACCACCGTGGCACACTGGAACGGGCAGCATATCGCCATCAGCTTTGAATCCATCCCCGAAAGGCGGCATGATTTATGA
- a CDS encoding DUF6921 family protein, whose translation MKGKFITLVLTLGFLAAFGVFMHSPPSILDGLTGATPKAKRAAQMAAPLEGNYLFCINPALEPFSDADFRNDLKAFVSGETEVLSDAGLPHMTLSVCETDYPLLCYATALCERLTAAGADVTLKQYSETMLRSRAINGRYQLLLVSENTLDATALPDADILLLSAEEMEDPSCEN comes from the coding sequence GTGAAAGGAAAATTCATCACTCTGGTTCTGACATTGGGATTTCTTGCCGCGTTTGGCGTATTTATGCACTCGCCGCCCTCTATTCTGGATGGGCTGACCGGTGCGACCCCGAAAGCGAAACGTGCCGCACAGATGGCCGCACCGCTGGAGGGCAACTATCTGTTCTGCATCAACCCTGCGCTGGAACCGTTTTCCGATGCGGATTTCCGGAATGATCTGAAAGCATTTGTTTCCGGTGAGACAGAAGTCCTTTCCGATGCCGGACTGCCGCACATGACGCTTTCGGTCTGCGAAACAGACTATCCCTTGCTTTGCTATGCAACGGCTCTTTGTGAACGCCTGACTGCTGCCGGAGCAGATGTCACGTTGAAGCAGTACAGCGAAACCATGCTGCGTTCCCGTGCAATCAATGGGCGGTATCAACTGCTGCTGGTTTCGGAAAATACGCTTGATGCAACAGCATTGCCGGATGCAGACATCCTTCTGCTCTCCGCAGAAGAAATGGAGGACCCCTCATGCGAAAACTGA